Part of the Dyella humicola genome, GCGCCAGGTGCATGTGGTCGAACTGGGACACGGCAGTTTGCTGCGCATGGCCGGGGACACGCAGCATCTTTATGTACACGATCTGCCCAAGACGACGAGCGCGGTAGGGCCGCGGATCAACCTCACCTTTCGGCAGGTGGCTGCGAAAGCGGCGTTTGCGGCTCTGCGCTGAGGCTAGTTGGCGGTGGACCGATGGCGTGCGGGTTGCTGCAGCGTCCATGACACCAGCTGCGCGGCCAGGGCATCGCTGGCCTGTCCAAAGGCGGTCACCACTTGCGGCACGGCCGAGCCGTTCACGGGTTGGGTGACCTCGAAGCGGTGCGTGGCGACGATGCGTAGGCCGGCGTTGCTGATCAGCCGGGCGTCGAAGCGGATGACCACCACAGGATGGTCGCCCTGATACTCGGTCTGAAACGCGCGCATGTCGCCGGTAAGAATGTAGTCGGCCTGCAGGCTGGATTCGTCGCTGCTGAGGGCTGCAATGCGTCCATCGTCTTTAAAGGCATCGATCAGGCGATTGCGCAGCAAGGTCGTCGCCGGGTCGCTCCATCGGGCGCCCCGGTATACCGTGATCACGTCGCCCTGCGGCAATACTGCGATGCGCGCGCTATCGATCATGCGCCCGCCTTGCGGCGTATCGACGCGCAAGGACCAGTTGACGGGCTGCGCATCGGCGTGCGGCAGCGGCGTACTCGGCAAGCGATAGGTTTCCTGCGGTTCCGGCTTGGGGAAGATCGAGCAGGCGCCAAGCAGCATGGTGGCCGTCAACACCGGCAGGAAGCGGACGAAAAGCCTCATGGCACAAACTCCTTGCTACGGTCACGGCCTAGCAGAAAGCGAGCCGGGTTGTCGTCCAGGCGGCTCGAGATGCCGCGCATCGTGCCGGCCGCATCGCGCAGCTCGCGAATCGCCGGGCCAAGCTCGCTAAGGCCTTGCAAGCCGCCGTTGACGGCGGCGCGGTTGTCGTTGAGCAACTGGTCGATGGTGGCGGAGGAGCTCTGTAGCGAGGCCATCGTCTTCTGCGCGCTGTCCAGGGTGGCACGTGCCTGGTTGTCGACCAGGCCGTTCGCATTGCGTACCAGTTGATCCGTCTGCGCCAGCGTCGCGTTGACCTGTTTGCTCGCCTGGGCCAGCTGCTGCACCAGTTGGCGAATATCGTCGCGCTGGTCGGCGAAGGCGCCGGTCACCCTGTCGACGTGCTCGAGCGTCTGATTGATGTGCTCGATGTTCTTTGGTGACAACAGTTCGGTGGCGCGGTCGACGACTTCGTTGATGCTGACCAGCAGGTCTCCGCCGCCGGCGCGCAGGCGGGCAAGCGGCGAGGGATCGGCCACGATCACCGGCAGGTTACCATTGCTCCCCACCAGCGGAGGGCTCCCCGGCGAACCGCCGCTGAGCTGGATGATCGACAGCCCGGTAACGCCGGTCAGCGCCATCACGGCACGGGTGTCCTGGTGCATCGGGGTGTCCGCGCCAAGGCGGACTCGTGCAAGCACCTTGCGTGGGTCCGCGGGGTCGAGCCTGAGCTGGGTGACTTCGCCGACGCGGATGCCGTTCATTTCCACGGCGCTGCCTTGGGAGAGGCCGGTCACCGCCTCCTGGAAGACGATCTGCACCTGGGTGAACTGGCGGTCGGAGCTGGACCTGGCCAGCCATAGTGCGAACAGCAGGGCCGCGGCCACCACGATTACCGTGAACAGGCCGATGAGTACGTGATGGGCTCGCGTTTCCATATCACTTCACCTCGTGCGAGAGCTCGGCGGCACGCGCGTCTTCGGCGGCGCGGCCACGCGGACCGTGAAAATAGGCTTGCACCCAGGCGTCGTCGGTTTTCGCCACTACGTCGATGGGGCCAATCACCAAGACCTTTTTCTGCGACAACACGGCGACGCGATCGCAGGTGGTGTAAAGCGTGTCGAGGTCATGCGTGACCAGGAACACGGTGAGCCCCAGCGCGTCGCGCAGGGTCAGGATCAGCTGGTCGAAAGCGGCTGCGCTGATCGGGTCCAAACCGGCGGTGGGTTCATCCAGGAACAGGATTTCCGGATCGAGCGAGAGCGAGCGCGCCAGCGCCGCGCGCTTCACCATGCCGCCTGACAGCTCCGATGGATACTTCGTTTCGGTGCCGGCCGGCAGGCCCGCCAGGGCGAGTTTGACCCCAGCCAGTTGCTGGGCATCGGGGCGCCCGAGGCCGGCATGCTCGATCAGCGGCATGGCCACGTTCTCGACAACATTGAGTGAGGAGAACAGCGCGCCGTTCTGAAACAGCACGCCGAAACGACGCTCGACCAGCGAACGTCGTTCGGGCGACAGGCTCAGCAGATCCTCGCCAAACACTTGCACCTGTCCCGAGGTGGGGCGAAGCAGACCCACGATGCTGCGCAGCAAGACCGACTTGCCGGTGCCGGAGCCGCCGACCACGCCAAGAATCTCGCCGCGACGAACATCCAGGTCCAGATGCTCGTGCACGGTCTGCGAGCCGAAGCGGTTGACCAGGTTACGCACCTGGATCACGTCGTCCTGCGCCCTGGCGGTCACCGCGCTCACCAGCCCATCTCCATATAGAACAGCGCGGCGATGGCATCGATGAGAATCACCACGAAGATGCACTGCACCACGCTCGAGGTGGTGTGTTCGCCCACGGATTCGGCGCTGCCGGCGACCTTGAAACCTTCGAGGCAGCCGATCACCCCGATCAGGAAGGCGAATACAGGCGCCTTGGCGATACCTACCAGGAAATGCTCGACGCCGATATTGGTCTTGACCACGTTGATGAACATGATCGGCGAGATATCCAGGATCAGCGCGCAGACCACGCCGCCGCCAATAATGCCGGCCATCGTGGCCAGGAAGGCGAGCATGGGTAGCGATATCAGCAGCGCGAGCACTCGCGGCAACACCAGCAACTCCATCGGATCCAGGCCCAGCGCACGAATCGCGTCAATCTCTTCGTTCGCCTTCATCGAGCCGATCTGCGCCGTGAAGGCGCTGGCGGTGCGGCCGGCCATCAGGATCGCGGTAAGCAAGACGCCGAATTCGCGCATGAAGGAAAACGCCACCAGGTTGACGGTATAAATGGTCGCGCCGAAGTCGGCCAAAATGGTGGAGCCGAGGAAGGCCACCACGGCGCCCACCATGAAGGTGAG contains:
- a CDS encoding ABC transporter ATP-binding protein; the protein is MSAVTARAQDDVIQVRNLVNRFGSQTVHEHLDLDVRRGEILGVVGGSGTGKSVLLRSIVGLLRPTSGQVQVFGEDLLSLSPERRSLVERRFGVLFQNGALFSSLNVVENVAMPLIEHAGLGRPDAQQLAGVKLALAGLPAGTETKYPSELSGGMVKRAALARSLSLDPEILFLDEPTAGLDPISAAAFDQLILTLRDALGLTVFLVTHDLDTLYTTCDRVAVLSQKKVLVIGPIDVVAKTDDAWVQAYFHGPRGRAAEDARAAELSHEVK
- a CDS encoding ABC-type transport auxiliary lipoprotein family protein, with amino-acid sequence MRLFVRFLPVLTATMLLGACSIFPKPEPQETYRLPSTPLPHADAQPVNWSLRVDTPQGGRMIDSARIAVLPQGDVITVYRGARWSDPATTLLRNRLIDAFKDDGRIAALSSDESSLQADYILTGDMRAFQTEYQGDHPVVVIRFDARLISNAGLRIVATHRFEVTQPVNGSAVPQVVTAFGQASDALAAQLVSWTLQQPARHRSTAN
- a CDS encoding MlaD family protein, with the protein product METRAHHVLIGLFTVIVVAAALLFALWLARSSSDRQFTQVQIVFQEAVTGLSQGSAVEMNGIRVGEVTQLRLDPADPRKVLARVRLGADTPMHQDTRAVMALTGVTGLSIIQLSGGSPGSPPLVGSNGNLPVIVADPSPLARLRAGGGDLLVSINEVVDRATELLSPKNIEHINQTLEHVDRVTGAFADQRDDIRQLVQQLAQASKQVNATLAQTDQLVRNANGLVDNQARATLDSAQKTMASLQSSSATIDQLLNDNRAAVNGGLQGLSELGPAIRELRDAAGTMRGISSRLDDNPARFLLGRDRSKEFVP
- a CDS encoding MlaE family ABC transporter permease, whose protein sequence is MSTSMATGSAQLDATATPPCLRVAGDWTLAHYADLERAVGLIKTPLSGDTTIDLGQLGSLDTAGASLLVGLLGATRLGDLAQEAPGMSAARRALLQTVGTALAGYREPSRKTHQGNAITDLLARIGAAMEAVWRQQLALLGFIGLTLQTLAQTIARPRRWRVTSLAAHIEQTGLDAVPIIVLLTFMVGAVVAFLGSTILADFGATIYTVNLVAFSFMREFGVLLTAILMAGRTASAFTAQIGSMKANEEIDAIRALGLDPMELLVLPRVLALLISLPMLAFLATMAGIIGGGVVCALILDISPIMFINVVKTNIGVEHFLVGIAKAPVFAFLIGVIGCLEGFKVAGSAESVGEHTTSSVVQCIFVVILIDAIAALFYMEMGW